A section of the Saccopteryx leptura isolate mSacLep1 chromosome 6, mSacLep1_pri_phased_curated, whole genome shotgun sequence genome encodes:
- the RNASE10 gene encoding inactive ribonuclease-like protein 10 translates to MKLTLVQIFFMLLLLLLGLGMGLGLGLQMATAVLEENDQSLDEFWSRDSQDKAEATKEGEGTRTTDALLLSHKGVVQPGWPEETILNEDEVGGNKMLRAEALSQDNKDYPRLDLMARECNALMAHKMKQHNHTCINQYTFIHEELETVRAVCKGPVVACELQGGKCHKSSRPFDLTFCKLSKPGQVTPHCNYLTFIFEKFIIISCKDMKVQVTSG, encoded by the coding sequence ATGAAGCTGACTCTGGTGCAaatctttttcatgctgttgctGCTGTTGCTGGGCCTGGGGATGGGTCTGGGGTTGGGGCTTCAGATGGCCACGGCAGTCCTGGAAGAGAACGATCAATCGCTGGATGAATTTTGGTCCAGGGATTCACAGGACAAGGCAGAGGCCACTAAGGAGGGAGAGGGCACCCGAACAACAGACGCCCTGCTGCTTAGCCACAAAGGAGTGGTGCAACCCGGCTGGCCAGAGGAGACCATCCTCAATGAAGATGAAGTCGGAGGAAACAAGATGCTCAGAGCTGAGGCTCTGTCTCAGGACAACAAAGACTATCCCAGGCTTGACCTGATGGCCCGAGAGTGCAATGCCTTGATGGCACACAAGATGAAGCAGCACAACCACACCTGCATTAACCAGTACACATTCATCCACGAGGAGCTTGAGACAGTCAGAGCTGTCTGTAAGGGCCCCGTCGTTGCCTGTGAGCTCCAGGGAGGCAAATGTCACAAAAGCTCCCGTCCTTTTGATTTGACATTTTGCAAGTTATCCAAACCAGGCCAAGTCACTCCTCACTGCAATTACTtaactttcatttttgaaaagttcATTATTATATCCTGTAAGGACATGAAGGTCCAGGTGACATCTGGATAA